From a region of the Nonlabens dokdonensis DSW-6 genome:
- a CDS encoding START-like domain-containing protein codes for MQDPIKFDLEFPIQASPTLLYQHIATPSGMSEWFADNVNSRGEYFRFIWDGQEEKAKIMKRVSGERARFQWDYDEDTKKFFELRIQVDEITKDVSLMITDYGDDDDEVEEQKMFWENQVGALKKVLGSR; via the coding sequence ATGCAAGATCCAATCAAATTTGATTTAGAATTTCCTATTCAAGCATCACCGACATTATTATATCAGCACATTGCAACTCCTTCAGGAATGTCAGAATGGTTTGCAGATAACGTAAATAGTCGTGGAGAATATTTTAGATTTATCTGGGATGGACAAGAGGAAAAAGCTAAAATAATGAAACGAGTATCAGGTGAAAGAGCTCGTTTTCAATGGGATTATGATGAGGATACAAAGAAATTTTTTGAATTGAGAATACAAGTTGATGAAATTACAAAGGACGTTTCCTTAATGATTACCGATTACGGTGATGATGATGATGAGGTAGAGGAGCAAAAAATGTTTTGGGAGAATCAAGTCGGAGCCTTAAAAAAAGTACTAGGTTCTAGATAA
- a CDS encoding aminotransferase class IV, whose amino-acid sequence MILLNGEFVAEQEAVLPFNNRGTYYGDGVFETMRCFEGNVLLFEEHYFRLMSNMRILRMSIPEFFTPEYLEDKIKQLLQEQDLHHNHSRIRITVWRKTGGYYTPSDLSVNFSIAATSLETKFENVLIKEIDLFKDHFVYASMLSTLKSTNKNVNILAGIFAKENDYDDLLLLNQDKMVVEAISGNVFLRKGDEIKTPPISDGCLNGIMRGQVITTLKKMINYSITEETITPFELQRADEIFITNMIRGVQSVTKYRKKTYDQATANELNESLNEFFFD is encoded by the coding sequence ATGATATTACTGAACGGAGAATTTGTTGCCGAGCAAGAGGCAGTCTTACCATTTAATAACCGAGGAACTTATTATGGCGATGGTGTTTTTGAAACCATGAGATGCTTTGAAGGTAACGTATTACTTTTTGAAGAACATTATTTTAGACTTATGTCTAACATGCGCATTTTGAGAATGTCTATTCCTGAGTTTTTTACTCCAGAATATCTTGAAGATAAAATAAAGCAACTGCTACAAGAACAAGATTTACATCACAACCATTCTAGAATAAGAATTACGGTATGGAGGAAAACAGGTGGTTATTACACTCCTTCAGATTTATCCGTAAACTTTTCTATCGCTGCAACATCCTTAGAAACTAAATTTGAGAATGTGCTTATAAAGGAAATTGATTTATTTAAAGATCATTTTGTGTATGCATCCATGCTTAGTACTTTAAAGTCAACTAATAAGAATGTGAATATTCTCGCAGGTATTTTTGCTAAAGAAAACGATTATGATGATTTACTTCTTCTTAACCAAGATAAAATGGTTGTAGAAGCAATTTCTGGTAATGTGTTTTTACGAAAAGGGGATGAGATTAAAACTCCTCCTATATCTGATGGTTGCTTGAATGGAATAATGAGAGGTCAAGTGATTACGACTTTGAAAAAAATGATCAATTACTCTATTACAGAAGAAACTATCACGCCATTTGAATTACAAAGAGCGGATGAAATATTTATTACTAATATGATAAGAGGTGTTCAAAGCGTTACAAAGTATCGTAAGAAGACCTACGATCAAGCAACAGCAAATGAGCTGAATGAGTCTCTTAATGAATTTTTCTTTGATTAA
- a CDS encoding YqgE/AlgH family protein, translating to MKNKAPERGNLLVSEPSIIGDHSFSRSVVLLTEFNTDGVVGFILNKPLDCTLDQLIPEISTELEVYQGGPVDTDNLYFLHNIPELIPDSHLIEDGIYWGGDFHAVSDLLNNGLISGDEIKFFLGYSGWETNQLSEELAGNSWVVVENTDSKNILSNNMHDIWKKKMKKLGGEYELWSNAPENPSYN from the coding sequence ATGAAAAATAAAGCACCTGAAAGAGGTAACCTTTTAGTATCGGAACCATCAATCATTGGCGATCATTCCTTTTCACGGTCAGTTGTTTTACTTACTGAGTTTAACACTGATGGAGTCGTGGGCTTTATACTTAATAAACCTTTAGATTGTACACTGGATCAATTGATACCAGAAATTTCTACTGAACTTGAGGTTTATCAAGGAGGACCGGTGGACACCGATAACCTTTATTTTTTACACAATATTCCTGAACTTATACCAGACTCCCATTTAATTGAAGATGGAATTTATTGGGGTGGAGATTTTCACGCGGTAAGCGATCTTCTTAATAACGGTTTAATTTCAGGGGACGAGATCAAATTTTTCTTAGGGTACTCTGGTTGGGAAACAAATCAACTTAGTGAAGAACTAGCAGGGAATTCTTGGGTAGTAGTTGAAAACACCGATAGTAAAAATATCTTATCTAACAACATGCACGACATCTGGAAGAAAAAGATGAAAAAATTAGGCGGTGAATATGAATTGTGGTCTAATGCTCCAGAAAATCCTTCCTATAATTAA
- a CDS encoding HU family DNA-binding protein: MNKTDLIEGMAEHAGISKAAAKKALESFLGNVEGSLKKGDRVSLVGFGSFSVSKRAAREGRNPQTGKTIKIAAKKVVKFKAGSDLQKAVN; encoded by the coding sequence ATGAACAAAACAGATTTAATCGAAGGAATGGCAGAGCATGCTGGCATTTCAAAAGCAGCAGCAAAAAAAGCATTAGAATCTTTCTTAGGTAACGTAGAAGGATCTCTTAAAAAAGGAGATAGAGTATCTCTTGTAGGATTTGGATCATTTTCAGTTTCTAAAAGAGCTGCACGTGAAGGTAGAAACCCACAAACTGGAAAAACTATCAAGATTGCTGCTAAAAAAGTAGTGAAATTCAAAGCAGGTAGCGATTTACAAAAAGCGGTAAACTAA
- the fmt gene encoding methionyl-tRNA formyltransferase translates to MNKSLKIVFFGTPEFATGVLKELHNSSHEVVAVVTAPDKPAGRGRKINESDVKKYAVEHEIPVLQPKNLKADSFLNELASYKADLQVIVAFRMLPEAVWNMPPLGTFNLHASLLPQYRGAAPINWVIINQESKTGVTTFFIDDKIDTGAIIANKETTILPDENVGSLYNRLMIMGAELCLETVHTIAAGNVTTSVQQESDHLRAAPKLNNENTLIDFNEPANKVDALIRGLYPYPVAKAVIQDKEEKTVKIHKVKIINKKHQMLPGSFVIENGTLTIACKENMIEVEEMQLPNKKRMKVKDLLNGYTFDQDARFGEA, encoded by the coding sequence ATGAATAAATCATTAAAGATTGTCTTTTTTGGAACACCTGAATTTGCCACAGGAGTTTTAAAAGAATTACATAATTCTTCACACGAAGTAGTTGCTGTGGTAACTGCTCCAGATAAACCAGCTGGTCGTGGAAGAAAAATAAATGAAAGTGATGTTAAAAAGTATGCTGTAGAACATGAAATTCCAGTTTTACAACCTAAAAATCTAAAAGCAGATAGTTTTTTAAATGAACTCGCATCCTATAAAGCAGATCTTCAAGTTATCGTTGCCTTTAGAATGTTACCAGAGGCAGTATGGAATATGCCACCGCTAGGTACTTTTAATTTACACGCTAGTTTATTACCGCAGTATAGAGGCGCCGCTCCTATTAACTGGGTAATTATCAATCAGGAATCAAAAACTGGTGTAACGACCTTTTTTATAGACGATAAAATTGATACTGGCGCTATAATCGCAAATAAAGAAACCACTATACTACCTGATGAAAACGTAGGTAGTTTATATAACAGATTAATGATTATGGGCGCAGAATTGTGTCTGGAAACCGTTCATACTATCGCTGCAGGTAACGTAACTACGTCTGTTCAACAAGAAAGCGATCATCTAAGAGCTGCCCCTAAACTTAATAATGAGAATACTTTAATTGATTTTAACGAGCCAGCAAATAAAGTAGACGCTCTTATAAGAGGACTTTATCCTTATCCAGTGGCTAAGGCCGTAATTCAAGATAAAGAAGAAAAGACTGTTAAGATTCACAAAGTAAAAATTATCAATAAAAAACATCAAATGCTTCCTGGTAGTTTTGTGATTGAAAATGGAACTTTAACTATAGCATGTAAAGAAAATATGATAGAGGTAGAAGAGATGCAATTACCTAATAAAAAACGAATGAAGGTAAAAGATCTCTTAAACGGTTATACGTTTGACCAAGATGCTAGATTTGGCGAGGCATGA
- a CDS encoding RecQ family ATP-dependent DNA helicase: protein MIENSLHILKNRFGYESFRPLQQEIIANVLEGKDSLALLPTGGGKSICYQIPGIQLNGICIVISPLVALIKDQIDQLKKRGIKAAGITGGISYRELDDILDNCIYGNYDFLYLSPERLKQDLVQERILKMNVNLIAVDEAHCISEWGHDFRPAYREINALRELHPRVPVIAVTATATKEVQADIVTVLELEQPQVFKSSYERSNIHYQILHTADKRQALKEFYALHSGSSITYVRSRKNAVEYSLLLQQQGITSGFYHGGLSNKLRSKTSTAWLKNETQVIVATNAFGMGIDKPDVRSIVHLQLPDSIESYYQETGRAGRDGTLSTAQFIYNRNDIQHAYNQFVKSQPTVDYLKFIYRKLSNFLRIALGEGENLTQPLSFSQFCKTYELNGMQAYSALNALDRFSVIHLAQGFHRRCSIRFRESGTNIINFVRNRPEVNAIIQSILRTYGSSKNQTLQINPSLIATRSNTNEDLVFETIELLKNQDFIDATIAHTDLQITYLTPRDDDRTINRFSKELEKQNQIRLAKLKSVIQLVTNTEDCINRMILTYFDEELKENCNHCSNCVTKQKGENVQNEVLALIQKKPVSAQEILSRSKLARETVIKAIKELLENKTIILTDNNKYTLHE from the coding sequence TTGATCGAGAATTCGTTACATATACTCAAAAATCGGTTCGGTTATGAATCTTTTAGACCTTTACAGCAAGAAATAATAGCAAACGTTCTAGAAGGAAAAGATTCACTTGCTTTATTGCCTACCGGTGGAGGAAAATCTATATGTTATCAAATACCAGGTATTCAACTAAACGGAATTTGTATCGTCATCTCGCCTTTAGTAGCACTTATAAAAGATCAAATCGATCAACTTAAGAAAAGAGGTATCAAAGCTGCTGGTATTACCGGTGGAATTTCTTACAGAGAACTCGATGACATTCTTGACAATTGTATTTATGGAAATTATGATTTTTTATACCTCAGTCCAGAACGACTGAAACAAGACCTTGTTCAAGAACGTATACTTAAAATGAACGTCAACCTCATTGCTGTAGATGAGGCACATTGCATCAGTGAATGGGGACACGACTTTAGACCAGCTTATCGTGAGATTAATGCTTTGAGAGAATTGCATCCTCGAGTACCGGTAATTGCGGTGACAGCCACAGCAACAAAAGAAGTTCAAGCAGATATTGTTACTGTGTTAGAGCTGGAACAACCACAAGTTTTTAAGTCCAGTTATGAAAGATCAAATATTCATTATCAGATTCTTCATACTGCAGATAAGCGACAAGCACTCAAAGAGTTTTATGCGCTACATTCTGGCTCCAGCATAACTTATGTACGAAGTAGAAAAAACGCTGTGGAATACAGTTTACTCTTACAACAACAAGGTATTACTTCTGGATTCTATCATGGTGGTCTTTCTAATAAATTGCGCTCAAAAACCTCTACTGCATGGCTCAAAAATGAAACTCAAGTCATCGTGGCTACAAATGCCTTCGGGATGGGAATCGATAAGCCAGACGTGCGCAGTATTGTTCACTTGCAGCTGCCTGATAGTATAGAAAGCTATTATCAAGAAACTGGAAGAGCTGGCCGTGATGGCACGCTTAGCACAGCTCAATTCATTTATAATCGCAACGACATCCAGCATGCCTATAATCAATTTGTAAAATCACAACCTACTGTTGATTATCTCAAATTTATTTATAGAAAGTTATCTAATTTTCTGAGAATCGCTTTGGGCGAAGGCGAGAACTTAACACAGCCCTTATCCTTTTCTCAATTCTGTAAAACTTATGAGCTCAATGGAATGCAGGCATACAGCGCCTTAAATGCCTTAGACCGCTTTAGTGTCATCCATCTTGCACAAGGTTTCCATAGACGTTGTAGTATCCGCTTTCGCGAAAGCGGAACAAACATCATAAACTTTGTAAGAAACCGTCCTGAAGTTAATGCCATCATTCAATCTATATTAAGGACTTACGGAAGTAGTAAAAACCAAACATTACAAATTAATCCATCACTTATTGCTACGAGAAGTAATACTAATGAGGACTTAGTGTTTGAAACTATAGAGCTTTTGAAAAACCAAGATTTTATAGACGCGACCATTGCTCATACCGATTTACAAATTACTTATTTAACGCCTAGGGATGATGACCGCACCATTAATAGGTTTTCAAAAGAATTAGAAAAGCAAAATCAAATACGGCTGGCAAAATTAAAATCTGTGATACAATTAGTGACTAATACTGAAGACTGTATCAATAGAATGATTTTAACTTATTTTGATGAAGAACTTAAAGAAAATTGCAATCATTGCAGTAATTGCGTGACTAAGCAAAAAGGTGAAAATGTACAAAATGAAGTTTTGGCATTGATTCAAAAAAAGCCAGTGAGTGCTCAAGAAATTTTGAGCCGCAGCAAATTAGCTCGTGAAACGGTCATAAAAGCAATTAAAGAACTATTAGAAAACAAAACTATTATCCTAACCGATAATAATAAATACACCTTACATGAATAA
- a CDS encoding AAA family ATPase, whose protein sequence is MEKTKRILIIGGPGSGKTSVLATIEENGYYVHHEISREVTAKAQEQGIEQLFLSDPFAFSNQLLEGRIQQFKNIQEGINFYDRGIPDVPAYHVFTGDEIPDHFIQACKDYKYDQVFFLPPWEQIYESDNERYESYEQAVVLGDILLNFYKKLGYAPISVPKLDINSRYLFIKEHL, encoded by the coding sequence ATGGAAAAAACCAAAAGAATCTTAATAATAGGAGGTCCTGGGTCTGGAAAAACTAGTGTCCTTGCAACTATAGAAGAAAACGGCTATTACGTTCATCATGAGATCTCTAGAGAAGTAACCGCCAAAGCACAAGAGCAAGGGATTGAGCAACTTTTTCTTTCTGATCCATTTGCTTTTAGCAATCAGTTACTTGAAGGAAGAATCCAGCAGTTTAAAAACATCCAAGAAGGCATCAATTTTTACGATCGAGGAATTCCTGATGTACCGGCATACCACGTTTTTACTGGCGATGAAATTCCAGATCATTTTATTCAAGCTTGTAAAGATTATAAATATGATCAAGTTTTCTTTTTGCCTCCATGGGAACAGATTTATGAAAGTGATAATGAGCGCTATGAAAGCTATGAACAAGCAGTGGTTTTAGGTGATATTCTTTTGAATTTTTATAAAAAACTAGGCTATGCTCCTATCTCAGTTCCTAAGTTAGACATTAATAGTCGATACCTCTTTATAAAAGAACACCTATAA
- a CDS encoding DUF493 family protein produces MDRKKSEEFYTKLKSQLLDTSLWPSKYLYKFIVPSNGTQIKEIEQIFDNTGAVINTKQSSKGTYTSVSIIVNMKNPDAVIAKYKEVSKVEGVISL; encoded by the coding sequence ATGGATAGAAAGAAATCAGAAGAATTTTACACTAAGTTAAAGAGCCAGCTTTTAGATACTAGTTTATGGCCGTCAAAATATTTGTATAAGTTTATTGTACCTTCAAACGGTACTCAGATTAAAGAAATTGAACAAATTTTTGATAATACTGGTGCAGTTATCAATACCAAACAATCCAGTAAAGGAACTTATACCAGCGTTTCCATAATTGTAAACATGAAAAATCCAGATGCTGTGATCGCAAAATATAAAGAGGTAAGTAAAGTTGAAGGAGTTATATCGCTTTAA
- a CDS encoding DUF4290 domain-containing protein, with amino-acid sequence MISSLEYNTERNQLVIPEYGRHIQKLVEHCKTLETKEERNRMATAIIGVMGNLNPHLRDVADFQHKLWDQLFVIAGFDLDVDSPYPIPDKEELAARPKKMTYPQKRPRYRFYGNNIQGMINVALGWERGEKREALAYIIANHMKKSFLNWNKDSVDDSVIFKHLFELSDGEINLAAKEEDLLESKALIYRNTSTNRSRANTNKKQYSKKNNRGNNNNNRRRRN; translated from the coding sequence TTGATATCATCATTAGAATACAATACAGAGCGCAACCAGCTTGTCATACCTGAATATGGAAGACATATTCAAAAATTAGTCGAGCATTGTAAAACTTTGGAAACAAAGGAAGAGCGCAACCGCATGGCAACAGCTATCATAGGAGTCATGGGAAATTTGAATCCGCATTTGAGAGATGTTGCAGATTTTCAACATAAACTTTGGGACCAGTTATTTGTTATTGCTGGTTTTGACCTTGATGTAGATTCTCCATATCCTATACCAGATAAGGAAGAACTTGCAGCGAGACCTAAGAAAATGACTTATCCTCAAAAGAGACCACGTTATCGATTCTATGGAAATAACATCCAAGGAATGATTAATGTAGCATTAGGCTGGGAGCGAGGTGAGAAACGTGAAGCACTAGCTTATATCATTGCAAATCATATGAAAAAATCATTCCTTAACTGGAATAAAGATTCTGTGGATGATTCTGTGATTTTCAAGCATTTATTTGAATTGAGTGACGGCGAAATTAATCTAGCTGCAAAAGAAGAAGATCTTCTTGAGTCTAAAGCACTTATTTATCGCAATACAAGTACAAATCGTTCTAGAGCTAACACAAATAAAAAGCAATACTCTAAGAAAAATAATAGAGGAAATAACAATAATAATAGACGCCGTAGAAATTAA
- a CDS encoding Dps family protein — MNYLNFDIEKAKNTSKELNVLLADYHLYYQKLRNYHWNIVGHSFFDLHVKFEEMYDDAIIKIDEIAERILTLRFQPTSNYSEYLELSNLKETKSELSDMEMVNNLIDDHGHILSQMTKVVETADECGDEGTIDLIGAYIRELETTSWMLDAWRMNTEDTRKSV, encoded by the coding sequence ATGAATTATTTAAACTTCGATATAGAGAAAGCAAAAAATACAAGTAAAGAACTTAACGTACTTCTTGCGGATTATCATTTGTACTATCAAAAGCTAAGAAACTACCACTGGAATATTGTGGGACATTCCTTTTTTGATCTTCATGTAAAATTTGAAGAAATGTACGACGACGCTATTATCAAAATAGATGAAATTGCTGAACGTATTTTAACGCTAAGATTTCAACCTACTTCTAACTACAGTGAATACTTAGAGTTATCTAATTTGAAGGAGACTAAATCAGAATTATCTGATATGGAAATGGTCAATAACTTAATAGATGATCACGGTCATATCTTAAGCCAAATGACAAAGGTAGTCGAGACTGCTGATGAATGTGGAGATGAAGGTACCATTGATTTAATAGGAGCCTACATTAGAGAACTAGAAACCACTTCATGGATGTTAGACGCATGGAGAATGAATACAGAAGATACAAGGAAATCAGTATAA
- a CDS encoding DUF1853 family protein, producing the protein MNNNFARFKAFYKTASLWSGSLLGLKQFYLKNFDFNHLKEGDALELPSIPQGTVLGKRAEYFFKFCVEESNNYKLLLSNVQIFKKKVTVGELDYIVKEISTGHIIHIELVYKFYIYDPEFASTEKSDLLIELSKYRGPNRRDHLIRKIKHLKNHQLPLLYSQETEDILTSHSIPLEKIRQQVCFLAHLFIPHKYWNHDFKYINKACIVGYYFKISAFAKAETKNTYFLPEKYAWKMTPFSMSDSFTFREVLENASKSLERGFAPLVWMQLDSGDFESFFIVK; encoded by the coding sequence ATGAATAATAACTTTGCGCGTTTTAAAGCCTTTTATAAAACAGCAAGTTTATGGTCTGGAAGCCTTTTAGGATTAAAACAATTTTATCTTAAAAACTTTGATTTCAATCATCTTAAAGAAGGAGATGCTCTTGAGCTACCGTCGATTCCGCAAGGGACAGTTTTAGGCAAGAGAGCCGAATATTTCTTCAAGTTTTGTGTAGAAGAGTCTAATAATTACAAGCTTCTGCTTTCCAATGTACAAATCTTTAAAAAGAAAGTTACCGTAGGAGAATTAGACTATATCGTTAAAGAAATTTCTACTGGTCACATCATTCATATTGAATTGGTTTATAAATTTTATATCTATGATCCAGAGTTTGCCTCAACTGAGAAGAGCGATCTTTTAATCGAATTGAGCAAATACCGAGGCCCTAATCGCAGAGATCATTTGATCAGGAAAATCAAGCACCTCAAGAACCATCAACTGCCACTCCTTTATTCTCAAGAAACTGAAGATATCTTGACTTCACATTCCATTCCTTTAGAAAAAATAAGGCAGCAAGTGTGTTTTCTAGCTCATTTATTTATTCCACATAAGTATTGGAATCATGATTTTAAATACATCAATAAAGCATGTATTGTAGGGTATTATTTTAAGATATCCGCTTTCGCGAAAGCGGAAACCAAAAACACTTACTTCTTACCTGAAAAATATGCCTGGAAAATGACACCGTTCTCTATGTCAGATTCTTTCACTTTTCGGGAAGTTCTTGAAAATGCATCAAAAAGTCTAGAAAGAGGATTTGCTCCGCTGGTATGGATGCAGCTGGATTCTGGTGATTTTGAAAGTTTTTTTATTGTTAAGTAA
- a CDS encoding WbqC family protein yields the protein MQELIIHPSYFPDVISLIHIHKATQLAFEVHDSYVKQTYRNRTNIAAANGKLSLNIPILHQKKGHSVPYKTIEIDHSQSWKSNHLKSIKSAYYSSPYFEYYQDELEQLYEDIPELLLDWNVKATMFLLEQLNIDKEIRNTSTYSNDSKAKQLITAKAKQTIILDPYIQVFQEKHGFLQPLSGLDLLFNLGPAAGSYLKSQHSKI from the coding sequence ATGCAGGAGCTTATCATACATCCTTCCTATTTTCCTGATGTAATTTCTTTGATCCATATTCACAAAGCAACTCAGCTTGCTTTTGAGGTGCACGACAGCTATGTAAAGCAAACCTATAGAAATCGTACAAATATTGCGGCAGCTAATGGTAAACTATCGCTCAACATACCTATCCTTCATCAAAAAAAAGGTCATTCTGTTCCTTATAAAACCATTGAAATAGATCATTCACAAAGCTGGAAATCTAATCACTTAAAAAGCATCAAAAGTGCCTATTACAGTAGTCCTTATTTTGAATACTATCAAGATGAATTAGAACAGCTCTATGAAGATATTCCTGAGTTATTACTGGACTGGAATGTAAAAGCAACAATGTTTCTTCTAGAACAATTGAATATTGATAAGGAAATAAGAAATACCTCGACCTATAGTAACGATAGTAAAGCAAAACAGTTAATTACTGCAAAAGCCAAACAAACGATCATCCTAGATCCTTATATCCAGGTGTTCCAAGAAAAGCATGGCTTTTTACAACCTCTCAGCGGTCTTGACCTTTTATTTAATTTAGGTCCTGCAGCTGGCAGTTATTTAAAGAGTCAGCATTCTAAAATATAA
- the lepB gene encoding signal peptidase I, producing MNWTEWLITFLVIQVIHGLGTWKMYVAAGYKAWQAFVPVFNAVTLMKIMNRPWWWTILLFLPVVNIMMFIVVWVDTLRSFGYNKPKDTFLGVVTLGFYIYYINYTQPLNHIKERELNPRTAAGEWTNSILFAVIAATIVHTYVMQPFIIPTSSLEKTLLTGDFLFVSKFHYGARLPMTPIAAPMVHDTIPIVGVKSYLQRPQLPYMRLPGFQKIERNDIVVFNFPADSTNTYPYDDGKYYYKPIDKKSNYVKRCVAIAGDKMSMKDGDIFINGELLILPERAKPQFIFDVVAARIDLMADRAYMIENYDITETITQADRQIPNDLQLTATEETVERLKNDGIISSYKRRTLDVGSPFKQWRRDFKDPETAYLKPNVFPYDGRTGNNNEDRAEFIIPAEGMTVDIDQNNIAYFERIIEVYEGSEMNIFNDVTYKGNEVFLNGKPLTSYTFKQDYYWLMGDNRGNSLDSRFWGYVPFNHVVGKPVFVWMSYDSNKSFPNGFRFGRMFTTVNGSGQPTSYLVYFLVLLAGYFVVRKIMKNKKENKEKS from the coding sequence ATGAACTGGACAGAATGGTTGATTACATTTTTAGTAATCCAAGTAATACATGGATTAGGAACATGGAAAATGTATGTGGCTGCTGGATACAAAGCATGGCAGGCATTTGTACCTGTATTTAACGCTGTTACATTAATGAAAATTATGAATAGACCATGGTGGTGGACTATTCTACTGTTTTTACCTGTTGTCAATATTATGATGTTTATCGTAGTATGGGTAGATACTTTAAGGTCTTTTGGTTACAATAAACCTAAAGATACTTTTTTAGGCGTGGTCACTTTAGGGTTTTATATCTATTACATTAACTATACACAACCTTTAAATCATATTAAAGAAAGAGAGTTAAATCCTAGAACAGCAGCTGGAGAATGGACTAACTCGATCTTATTTGCAGTAATTGCAGCTACTATTGTGCATACTTATGTGATGCAGCCATTTATAATACCTACTTCTTCTTTAGAAAAAACATTACTTACTGGTGACTTTTTATTTGTAAGTAAGTTTCATTACGGAGCTCGATTACCCATGACTCCTATTGCAGCTCCTATGGTGCACGATACAATACCTATTGTAGGAGTTAAAAGTTACTTGCAACGTCCACAGCTTCCTTACATGCGATTGCCTGGATTCCAAAAAATAGAAAGAAACGATATCGTAGTTTTTAATTTCCCTGCAGACTCTACTAACACTTATCCTTATGACGATGGAAAATATTATTATAAGCCCATCGATAAAAAGTCTAATTATGTAAAAAGATGTGTTGCGATAGCTGGCGATAAAATGTCCATGAAAGATGGAGATATATTTATCAATGGAGAATTATTGATCTTGCCAGAACGAGCCAAACCACAATTTATATTTGACGTAGTAGCCGCTCGTATAGACTTGATGGCCGATCGTGCTTATATGATAGAAAATTATGATATAACAGAGACCATAACTCAGGCTGACAGACAAATACCCAACGACCTACAACTCACCGCAACCGAAGAAACCGTAGAACGTCTCAAAAATGACGGGATCATTTCTAGCTACAAGCGTAGAACTTTAGATGTAGGATCACCATTTAAGCAATGGAGAAGGGATTTTAAAGATCCTGAAACTGCTTATCTCAAACCAAATGTTTTCCCTTATGACGGTAGAACTGGAAACAATAATGAAGATCGAGCAGAATTTATTATTCCTGCTGAAGGAATGACAGTTGATATTGATCAAAATAACATCGCATACTTTGAAAGAATTATAGAGGTCTATGAAGGTAGTGAGATGAACATCTTTAACGACGTCACTTACAAAGGAAATGAAGTATTTCTAAATGGTAAGCCACTTACTTCATACACTTTCAAGCAAGACTACTACTGGCTCATGGGAGATAATCGTGGTAATAGTCTAGACAGTAGATTCTGGGGTTATGTACCTTTTAATCATGTGGTAGGAAAACCAGTTTTTGTATGGATGAGTTATGATAGTAATAAATCATTTCCTAATGGTTTTAGATTTGGAAGAATGTTTACTACGGTAAATGGTTCTGGACAACCTACTTCCTATCTCGTTTATTTCTTAGTGTTACTTGCTGGTTATTTTGTGGTGAGAAAAATCATGAAAAACAAAAAAGAAAATAAAGAGAAATCTTAA